The proteins below are encoded in one region of Littorina saxatilis isolate snail1 unplaced genomic scaffold, US_GU_Lsax_2.0 scaffold_665, whole genome shotgun sequence:
- the LOC138957547 gene encoding zinc finger MYM-type protein 3-like has product MDGDFDLISDFFLEDFNEEDENLMAAAPKKRRFEKVTDEYVNALITDTENANTKRKTEHVIRLISDFILQTEEFAKQMRSADIAKIEDPKLVANILVKFLTTVKREDGDEYEPGTIRGFLSAVGKGKIFSSNDTLFENVRAVAKSKQKKLKSAGKGNLPQRACALTDEEVETLWDSGQLGVSTPRAIINTLWWLNCLHFGMRARTEHRQMCWSDVTVQMDSSGHRFLEFNERTTKTRTGVSRQDVRAKPRAYEDVENPERCPVKIFEKYASLRPAETCGSNYPFYLTCVHDPKPGKQ; this is encoded by the coding sequence ATGGACggcgattttgatttgataaGCGACTTTTTCTTAGAAGACTTCAATGAAGAGGACGAAAATTTAATGGCCGCTGCGCCCAAAAAAAGGAGATTCGAGAAAGTGACTGATGAATATGTGAACGCTCTCATCACCGATACAGAAAACGCCAACaccaaaagaaaaactgaaCATGTGATACGGCTGATTTCAGATTTCATTCTTCAAACCGAAGAGTTTGCAAAACAGATGAGATCAGCTGATATAGCGAAAATTGAGGATCCAAAACTTGTTGCAAACATTCTTGTCAAGTTTCTTACAACGGTGAAACGCGAAGATGGAGATGAATATGAACCAGGTACGATTCGAGGATTTCTGTCCGCCGTCGGAAAAGGCAAGATTTTTTCCAGCAATGATACGCTGTTTGAAAACGTTCGAGCAGttgcaaaaagcaaacaaaaaaagctgAAATCAGCAGGGAAAGGAAACTTACCTCAAAGAGCGTGTGCACTAACGGACGAAGAGGTGGAAACACTGTGGGACTCTGGTCAGTTGGGAGTGTCCACACCAAGAGCCATAATCAACACCCTGTGGTGGTTGAACTGCCTCCACTTTGGAATGCGGGCAAGAACCGAACATCGCCAGATGTGCTGGTCCGACGTAACTGTTCAGATGGACAGCAGTGGCCACCGCTTCTTGGAATTCAATGAGCGAACCACGAAAACAAGAACAGGGGTCTCCAGGCAGGATGTCAGGGCAAAACCGCGAGCGTATGAAGATGTTGAAAACCCTGAGCGGTGCCCTGTGAAGATCTTCGAGAAATATGCCTCTCTTCGCCCTGCAGAAACATGCGGCTCCAACTATCCGTTCTACCTCACATGCGTCCATGATCCGAAACCAGGCAAACAATAG